tggcaggagctgcccgGAGGGGCTCAGCGCTAATACCAACTCCAGCACGTCCCGCTGCTTGAAGAACTCATCCAGCGCAGCCATGGCCTCGTCGCTGCCCACAAACTTGCTCCACTTGTCCGGCTGGACCCGCATCAGCAGCGTGGTGAAGCTCTCCAGGAAGCCAAGCAGCTCCTCCGGTACGGCTGACATCCTGCTGGCACCGCCACCGGGCTCCGCTGCGGCTCCTCAGCGCCTGGGGCGGGGGGAGcgagaggcaggcaggcaaagcCCCACTCAGCCAGGGGCTGTGCAGACCCCCGCACCCCAACCACTTCACCCTCCCCTTACTGCAGGCCAGtcactgccctcagcctccctctgcATTCTGCAACCTCCTGCGAGCTGCTGGCCCCATTCTCACCCGGCTCCATAGGCTCAATCACCTCCCAGCCTTAACCCAACCAGCCCCCTTCCCTTGGCTGCATCACCGCCCCCCATCCCCGCTCCCATGCCCTCCCCCTGCAATCCCAAGCTCCATTgccccccagcctgcctgtactccttctcctgccctgtTGCACCCCTCAGCCCTCCAGCATTCTCCAGTTACTCTCCAGAGTCTGGTCAGCACCAGTCCCAACGGACACAGGCACCAGCCCCAACGGACACAGGCACCAAGCCCCAACGGACACAGGCACCAAGCCCCAATGGACACAGGCACCAAGCCCCAATGGACACAGGCACCAAGTCCCAACGgacacaggcagcagccccaACGGACACAGGCACCAAGCCCCAACGGACACAGGCACCAAGCCCCAATGGACACAGGCACCAAGCCCCAATGGACACAGGCACCAAGTCCCAACGGACACAGGCACCAAGCCCAACCTCCCTAGCACTGCAAGCCCCCatcccaccaccctcctggcatCCCTGCCCCTTATCTCTCGTTCAGGGCTGTTTGCTCACACAATCACCATCCTTGCTGGACTCACCACATGGTACCAAGGTGCAGTGCAGGCAGGGATTGCAGCAGGGGTCGCTCCTGGCTCTGCCAGGCTCCCCATCATGGCTCAGGTGCAGATGGCCAGACCAGCCTCCCCTGGCCCTGGTGGCAGAGGCATGGCCAGGATAGGCTCTGCAGTTCCCAGCTTGCTCCTGGCCCTGACTTTGCTTTTGATCCCATTCCCACCTGGGTACCACCTGGGTATGATGGCCCCTGGTCCCCCCTCACAggtgccctccctgccccagcagccaggtGGCAGCTGCCAGACAAGAGCTGGGCTGTGAGCTTGGGGTACCCAAGGTGGGCCCAACCCAAGGTGGTTGCTTGAGCCCCCTTACACCATTGCAGTGTGTGCCACTCTGCAGTCAGGGGGTTCAGCCCTCAGGTCCCTGTGGCTCCATGCCCAGCTGAGCTCCGTGCCAGTCCCACTACACGCTGGGTGGGTGGCACACAGGATACAAGATTAGGAGCGGTGCTGCATCCTGCACAGCCACCCTGCATCCTGCAGCAAGGTTCCCAAGGCTCCTTCCTGGTGACCAGGGGCAAGTTGAGGGGAGCTGGCAAGGACATCAAGGTGAGAGGCTTTGGGAAGGCTCAAAACAGGACCATGCTGGCCACAGCGCTGCCAGCTTCATCCAACATGGCAACACTATGACACTGGGCACTGAAATcttggggggtgggaggaacATGAACCTGTTCACAaagccagggcaggggctggcagcacagggctgggggctgctgccagTCCCAAgctgcacacagagcacaggaggctgaggctgaGCGCAGTTCAGTCTTTATTCGCTGCAGATCCTCAGCACTACTTTACAAGGCTGtggcaaaaaacaaaaaaaccaaaccaaaccaacaacaaaacaaagttaGAATAAAAAATCCTGCCAcctccccaacccccaccctccAGAGAGGCCTCTGCACAGAACAACCCCACATACAAAATAATCTAAAAGGAGAAAACTATACAGGAGTATTTACACCTCTGATAAATAGACTAATACTGATCCAGGTGCCTCTCTCCAGACCGTGCGTGGTGGCCAGGGAACAGGACAAGACACAGGTGTTTgcaaggcagaggcagggggcctgcagcccccagcccagccggACCCCTTCCTCCCCCACAAGCAGCatccctggcacaggctccaaGCATGTCCTACCATCTGCTCCAGAGGGAGGGCTCATGCTCAAGGAGACGATGGCCACCCTGGCATGACTTATCTTGCCTCTCATCAAAGGGATCCTGCTGCAAGGACTTGCTGGGGCAGTGCCATCTGGTGCTGCCACACCAGGGTCCTCATCTGAGCTCTGGCACCCCAGATAGGTAAGGACATTTTTGTGCCCTGTATGGCATCTGTATGCTGGGACAGCGACAACTCCCTGGCCCTCAGCCCCTCCCTGCACTGTGGGGACCATCCCTGGTGCAGGGGACAGCTGGGAGGGTTCAAGGCAGCAGCGTGGGGAAGCCCAGGACAGACATAGGCCCGCTACAACGAGAGCCAGGAGTCATGTCTCAGCAGGCCCCCTCAGCAACCCTAGGGCTGCCTACCTTCAGCCTGGCAAATTCAGCAGCCCAAAACCACCAACTGCTAACCACCAGCCATCCCCTTCCTGATGGGACACTCCAAGTGCTTCAGGACAAGGGTGCTGGTGTGGGGGGGACCCAGCAGCATGAGCAGCCACATGCATGTTGGGGGGCTCAGAAGCAGGGAGGATGCCTGTGGTGCCCAtctggcagaggaggaaggaaggatggtACAGACAAAAGGTGCTCCCCTTCCTGCAGCTGAGCCTGGGGCAGGATGGGGCTCCGTGTGCACAGGGCTGTCCAtgtcccagctccagcctgtgaAGACTCTGTCCTGGGGATGAGGCCATGATGGTAGAGCCAGAGTCACCAAGACACCTGTGCTTGCTCCTTCTGCCCGTGGTAAAGAAACTGCGAAGCTGAAGCTGGGTCCTGGGCCCAGGCTGCAGTGTGGCCCCAGCCTCGCAGCCCTCCAGGAAGCGGAGAGGCTCCGGCTGCCAGGGGCATGCCTGCCTCGCAGGGCCAGCAAAGGCTGCTAGTGTCTCTTGGTGGAGGAGACCTTCTTCTTCCTGGCAGCCAGCATCTCGTAGAAAGGGTCTCGGCTGAtggctgccctggcagggacaACAAGGTTCTGGTTATCTACACAGCCTGGTGAGAACTGCTGCAGGGTTGGGTTTGTCCTGCCTGGCAGAGTGTTGGGCAGGTCCCTTTGTGCCCCAGGGAAAGCCTCTTCCCTTCTATCCTTTCAGGGTGCAACAGGAAGAACTGCCCCCCACCCCGTCAGgtccctgctgtgcccctgcccagtgccatacccctgcccagcaccttgCCATCCACTCCCTGTGCCATCCACTCCAGGCACTCACTTGATGCATTTGATccactcttccttctcctcgGGGGTGGGGGCGGAGATGCGGTACACAGTGTGGTTGCCCTCCACCACACGCCCATCTGCCTCTGTCTTGCAGGCCTTGATCACCTGGTCCTTGTTGTCAGGGATGTAGAGCTCAAAGCAGTTCTGGGAGAGAGAAGATGGTTCAGAGGTAGCCCCCATTCCCAAAGGGGGATCCTGGGTTGGGAGGAATGGGGCAGAGCACTGGGTCTGCAGGcacttccctggcacagccaccCCCAATGCAGCAGAGGGATAGACACACTGGAACCATCACCCCACAACCCCAGATGTGTTCTGTGACATTGCAGTGTCCACGCCTGGCTGTGCACCCAGCTGCTGTGATGTGTGGAGGCAGTGACAGCTGCAGGGTCCTCCAAGGCACATCCCTtgggggctgcagcacctcctgggtttccctgccccaatcagagcaccagagctgctcctccaggcCCAGAGGACCCTGCCATGGCACTCACAGGCTTCTTTGAGTCCTCCACCTCACGGATGCTCAGGTTCTCCAGAGGGATGATACCACGGGGCTCTTTATCCTAGTGGGACCAAGTAGAGGCTTTAGCCACAGATCCTACCAAACGTCACCTGTGTGCCCCAGGCAAGGCTGGATGCTGCCaacctgccccctccccaccaccctgCTGCACAGGCACTTGGTGCTGCTTAGCCCTGTGGCTGCACCCTGAACTCTGACTGTCACCAGCACCCCAGGAGGCAGCGGGGCAGCCCCACACTGGGAGGCTGTGCCCTACTGGTGCCACACAGGCTGGATCTGGTGCCCTTTCCCACCCCAGCTCAACACATCCCGAGTGAAGGCCACTGACCGTTGTGTACTCAAAGTAGTAAAGGCAGTTGTCTGTCAGAATGAACCAGCGACGCTTCCACGTCTTCACCCTGCctcctgagagcagagaggggcaggTTGGGGGCAGCCCTGGCATGCTGTGGGCCGGGGCACGTGGCACACGGAGCAGctagggcagagctggagcccaGGCAGACACACAGCCAAGCACCGGGGCgcaagcagagccaggcagcacaCACCACGCCGGGTGGGGCACGAGCAGGAGCGGAAAGCAGATGGATGAGGATGGAGGTGGAGGGtgatgagggtgctgagcccacCCAAAATGCTGACTCGGCACGGCCAGAGgatgctgcagccaggcagctctcagggggTCCCATGGCATCCCAGCCAGTGCAGCccagtgccacagcaggacagcagcccagcaccagggCTCGTGCTGGGGAGGTTTGGTCAGAAGGAGCTTCACAACAGCCACTGCAGAGGGAGATGCTGCTCCTGAGGCTCAGGGAACACTCAGCCCTGGGCCAGCCTCCCCCTCACCATGCCAGTGTGCCCTGGCCACACAACAGTGCCAGACAGGCACCCACCAGGCCATGCTGCCTAAGTCTGGCATGGACCATGTAGGCTGGGGGCTGTGCTCATGCCCCTcagcttgcccaggaaggctccgtgccccccccaccccagctgccCACCCCAGTCCCCTGCACCAGAGCCAGGCTAGGGTGAGCACTTCCTGGAAaccatccctctgcctccctcctgccAAGCCCAACCCAAAACCTGTGGCTTGACTCCCTCCCGCCACTGCACCTCCCTAGGGCCACCTCCTCTCCCAGGGCTTATGGATGGGAAGAGGCCATGTGCTGGAGTGCCAAGGCAAGGTCCTGTGGCAcagggaagggcaggagctggggtttgGGCCTGCAGGGGTGCCGGGCTCTGTGCAGTCAGGCAGGGCCTGTGGAGCCATATAGGATTGAGGGCCAGTGCAAACCTGGAGGGAGCACCAACAcccctggcacccagcagctgcGGGCATTGGAGCCAGGGCAGTGACAGCACTCAGCATGGAAACTGCTGCAAGCCTGTAGCATGACACAGAGAAACAGCACAGTGCAGATGGCTCCTGCCTGCTCACTTCTAGCTCCACGCTCTTTGTGCCCCCAGTCTCCCCAGCTACGGGCTGGGGCCCTTCCTGAGGACACCCCAAAGCCATCCCCATCCCTTGTGGCACAAGAGGCAAAGACCCATCCCGGCCAGGCCGAGctgcctgcagacacagcaaaGCAGGGACTGGGGCAGGGAGCGGCCATGGCTGCAGCCCCATCTATCCCGGGGCTGTCGGGTGCACCACAGCAACGGAGCGGGCCAGGAGACCTCGGGGAGTGTTTGGCACTGGCAGGGCAGGTACCCTGCTTCCCTGCCTCGGTGGCGGCAGAGGTGGGGCTGTCCCCTCAGCAGGCGAGGTCCCCGAGGCGGTGCGGGTGGTTAGCAGCAGCAGCGATGAGACTAATCACCGGCAATTAAAAAcgaaaaggaaacaaagcccCAGCggcagtgagcagagcagggagaggggtaCGTACCTCCTGGAGTTGGGgggcaaggaaaggaagagcCAAAATCATGGAAACATACAaatgagggagaaaagaaaattaaaaaaaaaaaaaaggagaaaaaaaataaaaaggaaaaaaaataaaaagaggaaaccCCAAAGAACCTCCCTCGGCCCGCGTGGGTcagtggggctgcagcagggaagctgtgaaggggCCGTACCAGGGGCACTGCCGTGGGGGCCAACCTGCCCTGGCTCACTGTGGCTCTGTGAGACAGATCTCCTGGACTTGTGTGGGTGCACACCCTAGCTTCCCCTGCCCCATGGCCTCTCTGAGGCACCTCCCTGACCTACAAGTGGAACccatggctgctctgctgcctctctgcctccttcagcggtcagcagccccagccatggTGGATACCAACCTGCTGTGCACAAGGACTTTGCCAGCAAGGTGCTGGGCTTGCTGAGGGATGGGAGAGGCAGTTATGAGGCTTCCCCTGGGTATCTCAAGCCCAGAGCTGGAAAGCAGATGGCCCttgctcagccccagggctggacTCTGCACTGGTCAGGTCACAGTGTTGGGGTAATGCTCCTCTCCCATCCTCAGGGGGTGGCAATAAGGCAGAAATCGGTGTCCCTGGTGAGAGCCCCAAGGAAAGGCCCACGACAGACCCCACTCCTGCCAACACCTAGGCCTTGCTTAACCCAGGGAGAGGGttccccagagctgccaagAGGAGAAGCCACAGGAGCCAGGGCGTGGAGCAGGCTGGCGttgccagctgggctgtggagcagggcCGCGGGGATGCCATGCATGCTGCCTGCATGTGGAGCTGGGATGCAAAGGTGATAATGCTGTGGGAAGGTGAGGCAGGGACTGGTCTGTGGCATGGAGAGGGGGGACACACgcagcctggggcagctcaccaCTCGCTCCCAGGGGCCTGCTCCAACAGGACCCTGCTGTGACTCAGTCATGAGAAGGGCCTCGTGGTCTCTGTGCTCCAACACCAGACCCTGGTACCAGCCCTGCGCTCCAGGGCTTGCCCAGCctagaggcagaatcccctggGATGCTGCCCCATAGGGCCTCACCTGTGGCAAgtgctcctgctgagcagccCAGGAAAAACAGAGGGCTGCTGGATCTACTTCCCCATGGGGCTGTGCCCTCATTTCCAGCCTCTCACCCCTCCACAGGGCCAGGCTGTGGGGAGCCAGGCCAGCTGGCAAGGTGCATGCAGCCCAAGGGCATCACACCCATGCTCCTTCCCAGGCCACACCTGtccagctgccagcactcaCCGAGCTTCAGGAGCCAGCCCTCCCGGTCGGGGTTGAAGAAGGTGTGGGTAAGGTCATTGCCATCATCCTCAGGGATTTTGAAGGGTTCATTCTTGATGCTCTCGTAGAGATTCTGGTACAAAATACAGTGTcaactcagctctgctcaggagcCCTACGAtgggccagctctgcagcccagcctcagcccagccaTGCCCTGTCCCTCACCCGGAGCAGCTCCTCGGGCAGGTCCCCCCCATCGTTGATGCCACGGTTCATGGCGATGAAGCGCTCCGCCGTGGGTTTGTCCTTGacgttggggttgtgcaggctggtgTTCAGCATGATGATGGCGAAGGAGAGCACATAGCAGGTGTCTGCAGGGGTAGAGGGGACAGTCAGCTGCAGGGTAGAAAGGGTTGGGGAGAGGGACTGGGGCAGGTGCTCACCTGTGGACTGGAAGACGCCAGGGTTGCACTGGCAGTACCGCTGGGCAAAGGCCTCCATCATCCGGTCGATCTTCTGCGCTTCCCCAGGCAATCGGAAGCTCCACAGGAACTGTCTGCAAAGAGGGAGATGTTTGTGCTGGTCTGGGGGCTCCATGCACCTTCCAGCCACCCTCACAtcgctccagccccctgcctgtCCCCCACGAtgaggcacagctcagctcctggccCCCTTTGCTCACCGCAGGGCCTGCACAAGGTTGAGGTCAGTGAACTCGTGCAGCTCCACGAAGGCATGCAGGACTTGAATGTTGAACTCGTCTCTGTGGGAACAGAGCCAGAGCACGAGGGATGCATGATCAGCAAGTCCTGTGACTGCCAAATGGCCCCACCTCTCCCTGACACACTCTAGACTTGGCTTATTTGTGGGGTGATCCTGCAGCTACCCCCAGAAGTTGAGACTTAGGCTGGTATGCGTATATCAGCCTCACGAAAGTGCCAGTCATGAATCAAACAGCTCCAAGCTGGCCCTGGCACTCAGTGCCCAGCCCCTGGGTACCcccctgtggcagtttgggctgggtgccccctgccactgctacatgagatacgtctctggtgtcccaggtgcccacccaataggggtggacacaggaaacagcgtatttctacccatgcgccctataaagccatctgcagagtcattctcttcctctttcttccctatCTGcccccatgggagatgctctctcttattgggtaacagtgggggagtatctcaggccccttaggcctgtctaggcctaatgccaggaggagaatggagggggggcagtctcagacctggccagcctgagacttgcctagcagcaggaggggggaagaaagagccctcggggtttgggtataccctcaggt
The Indicator indicator isolate 239-I01 chromosome 29, UM_Iind_1.1, whole genome shotgun sequence genome window above contains:
- the CYTH1 gene encoding cytohesin-1 isoform X1, producing the protein MEEEGSYVPSDLTPEECQELENIRRRKQELLADIQRLKDEIAEVTNEIENLGSTEERKNMQRNKQVAMGRKKFNMDPKKGIQFLIENDLLKNTCEDIAQFLYKGEGLNKTAIGDYLGERDEFNIQVLHAFVELHEFTDLNLVQALRQFLWSFRLPGEAQKIDRMMEAFAQRYCQCNPGVFQSTDTCYVLSFAIIMLNTSLHNPNVKDKPTAERFIAMNRGINDGGDLPEELLRNLYESIKNEPFKIPEDDGNDLTHTFFNPDREGWLLKLGGRVKTWKRRWFILTDNCLYYFEYTTDKEPRGIIPLENLSIREVEDSKKPNCFELYIPDNKDQVIKACKTEADGRVVEGNHTVYRISAPTPEEKEEWIKCIKAAISRDPFYEMLAARKKKVSSTKRH
- the CYTH1 gene encoding cytohesin-1 isoform X3: MMMEEEGSYVPSDLTPEECQELENIRRRKQELLADIQRLKDEIAEVTNEIENLGSTEERKNMQRNKQVAMGRKKFNMDPKKGIQFLIENDLLKNTCEDIAQFLYKGEGLNKTAIGDYLGERDEFNIQVLHAFVELHEFTDLNLVQALRQFLWSFRLPGEAQKIDRMMEAFAQRYCQCNPGVFQSTDTCYVLSFAIIMLNTSLHNPNVKDKPTAERFIAMNRGINDGGDLPEELLRNLYESIKNEPFKIPEDDGNDLTHTFFNPDREGWLLKLGGGRVKTWKRRWFILTDNCLYYFEYTTDKEPRGIIPLENLSIREVEDSKKPNCFELYIPDNKDQVIKACKTEADGRVVEGNHTVYRISAPTPEEKEEWIKCIKAAISRDPFYEMLAARKKKVSSTKRH
- the CYTH1 gene encoding cytohesin-1 isoform X2; this translates as MVLRAEESVPSDLTPEECQELENIRRRKQELLADIQRLKDEIAEVTNEIENLGSTEERKNMQRNKQVAMGRKKFNMDPKKGIQFLIENDLLKNTCEDIAQFLYKGEGLNKTAIGDYLGERDEFNIQVLHAFVELHEFTDLNLVQALRQFLWSFRLPGEAQKIDRMMEAFAQRYCQCNPGVFQSTDTCYVLSFAIIMLNTSLHNPNVKDKPTAERFIAMNRGINDGGDLPEELLRNLYESIKNEPFKIPEDDGNDLTHTFFNPDREGWLLKLGGRVKTWKRRWFILTDNCLYYFEYTTDKEPRGIIPLENLSIREVEDSKKPNCFELYIPDNKDQVIKACKTEADGRVVEGNHTVYRISAPTPEEKEEWIKCIKAAISRDPFYEMLAARKKKVSSTKRH